Genomic window (Gemmatimonadota bacterium):
AGCGGCACCGACCTGTTGCATCCGGTGTCCTTGCTGGCCACGGCCACCACCATCCGGAATGCGGTGCACGCCGCCACCGGACTCGATTGCTCCATCGGCATCGGTCCGAATCGGATGATTGCGAAGATCGCGAGCGACTACGCCAAACCGCGCGGCGTCTGCGAAGTGCGCGAAGGATGGGAGCGCGACTTTCTCGCCGGCCTCGCGCTGTCGGCACTCCCCGGCATCGGTCCGAAGACGGCACAACGCCTTCGCGATCTGGGGCTTGAGAATGTGGCTGAGGTGCAGGCGATGTCACTCGACGAACTCGCTAGCGTGCTTGGGCGCGACGAAGCAGCTGCCCTGGCTCGCCGCGCGTCGGGCAAAGGGAGCGTCACGCTGCGACCCCACGGGCCCGCCAAGTCTGTGAGTCGTGAAACGACGTTCGGTCGCGACCTCACTGATGTGACGGAACTCGACCGGGTGCTGTTGCTCCTCACGGCGCGAATGGCGGGTCAGCTGCGCGATGAGGGGCTGGTGGCAGGGGCTGTCGTCCTGAAGCTGCGCCATGGCGATTTCGTGACCGTGACCCGACGGAAGACGCTCACGACACCGACTGCGTTCGATCACGAATTGCTGACCGTCGCGCGTGACCTGCTGCGCCCCGCCTTTGCTGCGGCACGGAGCCGCCGGCAGGGGATCCGGTTGCTCGGGGTCGCGGCGACCTCGCTGCTGCCGGTCGAGGCGCCGGATCTCTTCGAATCGGCCGACCGGGGGCGCCAGCGGGAGGTGGTCCGCGCGATGGATTCGGTTCGGGCGAAGTTCGGCTTTGACGCCCTCCGGAGCGGTCGGCTCGTCCGGCCGCCAAAGCCGGTGGATTAGCTTTGCTGTAAGACTTTACGTGGAGCAGGCGATGGCAACAGCAGAAGGTCGGACGATCCCGTTCGTGGGACCCGAGGCAATCGACACTACGGTACTGGAAACTTTCCCGTATGAGGGCCCCGATCAGGAGATCGTGACCAGCACCGGAGAGTTCAGCGCCGTCTGTCCATTCAGCGGCCTTCCCGATATTGCCGTACTGACGCTACGCTACGTGCCCGGCGATTGCTGCATCGAACTGAAGAGCCTCAAGTACTATGTGATGAGTTATCGAAACGTCGGCATCTTCCAGGAACACGCGACGGCCCGACTCGCGCAGGACCTGCAACAGGTGCTCCGCGCCAAGACGCTCACGGTCACTACGCGCTACAATGTCCGTGGCGGTTTCGAGACCACCTGCAGCGTCACGTTGCCGGGCAAGCCACTGTAGGACCACCACGAGGCACCCCCGATCGCCTTCTCCGCCGAGTCCGTCGCACTTCAGGAACTCCTGCTCGGTCGCTTTTCGCTGGAACGCGAGCTGGGGCGCGGCGGGATGGGCACGGTCTACCTCGCTCGTGATGTCCGGCTCGACCGGCCGGTGGCGCTGAAGGTTCTCCATCGCGAACTCGCCGGACAGCTCGACTCGCGCGCCCGCTTCCTGCGCGAGGCTCGCACCGCCGCCAGACTCGCCCACCCCCACATCGTCCCGATCTTCGCGGTTGAGGAACACCCCGACTGCGTGGTCATCGTGATGGCCTACGTCGATGGTGAGACACTCGGCGAGCGACTGCGGCGGCGTGGCACGCTCCCTCCTGATGATGCCGAACGGATGCTCCGCGAAACGGCCTGGGCACTGGGGTATGCCCACGCACACGGGGTCATTCACCGCGATCTCACGCCGGCCAACATCCTGCTCGAACGGGGAACTGGTCGGGCCGTGCTCGCCGACTTCGGCATTGCCACCCGGCGCGACGATCTGGAGCAGGGACCGGTCTTCGGCACCCCGGGGTATCTCGCACCGGAAACCATTCGCGGCGACCCGGCGACGATGGCCTCCGACCTCTATGCCCTCGGTGCGGTGGGCTACCTGGCCCTTGCGGGCACGCCGCCGCTCGAAGCCGAGTCACCGGCCCAGCTGCTGGCGCGGCACCTGGTACAGCCGCATCGGCCGCTGGCCCCCAAGGCGCGCGGAGCATCGCGGCGAATGATCGACGCGGTGGAACGGTGCCTCGCAAAGGACCCGGATGCGCGGCCCGCCGATACCGCCGCGTTCCTGACGCTGCTCGAGCGACCACCCGAACCGGTGGCGATCGCGCCGGCACTGCGAAGCTGGTTCACGCGATGGGATCGCATCCGTTCGATCTACGCGCTGGCAACGCCGCTGCTCGCGATGCAGACCTGGCTGCTGATCCAGAGCGCGTTCGAAGAAGGCAAGCGCGAGCTGCTGACGGTCGCCCTCATCACCACCGCCCTCTCCCTCACGGCGATCCCGATCATCACCCACCTGCTGTTCGAGGCCGCCGAGCTGCGGCGGTTGCGGCGCGTCGGCTTCGGCATCGATGACATTCGCTCGGCGCTGCCACACTGGCGCGCGGAGATGGTGCGCGAGCGCCGGCGGGAAGGGCTGGCGCCGTTGGGCGGTCGAGTCATCTGGGACCTCACGGTGATCGGTGCCCTGACGCTCATTGTGTCGCTTGGAGTGATCTGGCCCAACCTCGAGACGTGGAATGTTGCCGACGTCAGCATTGTCCGCGATGCGATGGTGTGGATGCTCTCCGGAGTCTACTTCGGCACGCTCACCGGCGTCGGCATCGGCTTCCTCCTGCCCGGTCACCGACCGAAGCCGGATGGCTGGATCAACGCCATGAAGGAAGCGTTCTGGCGGTCGCGCGTTGCCGGAACTCTGGCGCGTCTCTCGGCAGCGGGACAGCGCGCCGTCATCGCCGCGTCGTCGACGCTGCACCGCAATACCGAACTCGTACTCGGGCTCGCCGTCGATGATCTCTGGAAGGTCATCCCGCCCGCGACGCGCACCGAGCTGGGCGATGTTCCCTCGCTCGCGCATGCCCTGCAAGGGAGCGCGACCGAACTGCGCGACCTGATTGATCGGCTGCGCGAGAGTGAGCGCGAACTGTCGACCGATTCGTTCGAGTTCACCCAGATCAGCGAAGCGCTGGTCCCGCTCGAGGCGCGCCACCGCGAGACGGTGGCATCGCTTGAGCGCATCCGGCTGCAGCTGCTGCGGTTGCTGGCGACGCGCGAGCATACCGCGGAGCTGACCCAGCAACTCGAGGCCGCCCGATTGCTCGAATCGGCGCTGCTTTGTGAGGTCGGCGGCCACGCCGAATTGCGGAAGCTGCTTGGCCGCACCCGCCGGCCCGGCGCGGGCACCCCGACGTGACCGACACTCCGCCGGGCGCGACGCTCGAAGCAGTACAGGATGCCTTTGCCGGTGCCTGGTCGCTCGAGCGCGTACTCGGGATCGGTGGCATGGGAACGGTCTTTCTCGCCCGCGACGTTTCGCTCGACCGACCGGTGGCGATGAAGGTGCTCCACCCCGCCCTCGCGGCACGCGACGAGCAGCGTGAACGCTTCCTGCGCGAGGCTCGCACCGGCGCGCGACTCTCGCATCCGCATATCGTTCCGATCTTTGCCGTCGACGAACTCGGTGGCTTCGTCTTCTTCGTGATGGGACTCGTTGACGGCGAATCGCTGGGCAGCCGCCTCCGACGTGAAGGCCCGGTGCCTGGTGCAGACGCCGAACGGATCCTCCACGAAGTGGGGTGGGGCCTGGCCTATGCACACGCGATGGGAATCGTGCACCGCGATGTCACGCTCGACAACATCCTGCTCGAGCGGAGCACCGGTCGCGCGCTGCTCGCTGATTTCGGCATCGCCGCCGAGGTCGATCGCGCCGATCACGGCCCGCTGCTCGGAACACCGGCCTACCTCGCCCCCGAATTGATTCGCGGCGAAAGCGCCGGACCGGCAAGCGACATCTATGCACTCGGCATCACTGCGTGGACGATACTGGCCGGGCGCTTTCCGTTCGATGGCGACGATACCGCCGCCGTCCTGTTGCAGCACGTCACCGCCCCGCTGCCATCGCTCGCCAGCGCCGCACCGGCCACATCGCCTCGAGTCGTTCGCGCGATCGAACGCTGCCTCGAACGTGATCCGCTCGCGCGACCCGA
Coding sequences:
- the dinB gene encoding DNA polymerase IV, with amino-acid sequence MATRILHLDLDAFFVEVCRQQQPELREIELLVVGGKRESRGVVQSASYGARKFGVRSGMPIGQAVRLCPDATFVRGEFADYRDASRRVRGVLEAHAPLVVMTGLDEGYLDFSGTDLLHPVSLLATATTIRNAVHAATGLDCSIGIGPNRMIAKIASDYAKPRGVCEVREGWERDFLAGLALSALPGIGPKTAQRLRDLGLENVAEVQAMSLDELASVLGRDEAAALARRASGKGSVTLRPHGPAKSVSRETTFGRDLTDVTELDRVLLLLTARMAGQLRDEGLVAGAVVLKLRHGDFVTVTRRKTLTTPTAFDHELLTVARDLLRPAFAAARSRRQGIRLLGVAATSLLPVEAPDLFESADRGRQREVVRAMDSVRAKFGFDALRSGRLVRPPKPVD
- the queF gene encoding preQ(1) synthase translates to MATAEGRTIPFVGPEAIDTTVLETFPYEGPDQEIVTSTGEFSAVCPFSGLPDIAVLTLRYVPGDCCIELKSLKYYVMSYRNVGIFQEHATARLAQDLQQVLRAKTLTVTTRYNVRGGFETTCSVTLPGKPL
- a CDS encoding serine/threonine-protein kinase; amino-acid sequence: MERELGRGGMGTVYLARDVRLDRPVALKVLHRELAGQLDSRARFLREARTAARLAHPHIVPIFAVEEHPDCVVIVMAYVDGETLGERLRRRGTLPPDDAERMLRETAWALGYAHAHGVIHRDLTPANILLERGTGRAVLADFGIATRRDDLEQGPVFGTPGYLAPETIRGDPATMASDLYALGAVGYLALAGTPPLEAESPAQLLARHLVQPHRPLAPKARGASRRMIDAVERCLAKDPDARPADTAAFLTLLERPPEPVAIAPALRSWFTRWDRIRSIYALATPLLAMQTWLLIQSAFEEGKRELLTVALITTALSLTAIPIITHLLFEAAELRRLRRVGFGIDDIRSALPHWRAEMVRERRREGLAPLGGRVIWDLTVIGALTLIVSLGVIWPNLETWNVADVSIVRDAMVWMLSGVYFGTLTGVGIGFLLPGHRPKPDGWINAMKEAFWRSRVAGTLARLSAAGQRAVIAASSTLHRNTELVLGLAVDDLWKVIPPATRTELGDVPSLAHALQGSATELRDLIDRLRESERELSTDSFEFTQISEALVPLEARHRETVASLERIRLQLLRLLATREHTAELTQQLEAARLLESALLCEVGGHAELRKLLGRTRRPGAGTPT